ACTGACACTGTGTGTTCTTTTCCAGCAGATTTACTACAGTGGCATTAAATCGGAGAGGGCATCTATTGGCTTTACAAGTGAAAACAAAAACTACTCTGACGATTGATTTGCTTGATTTCGTTTCCACGCGAAAAAACATACGATGGGTGCCAAAATTTGGCAGACGACAGTTTGGATTCTGCGCATACTATgtctgggaggagcatttgtTTTCTGTTACAATGTAGATGTCCTACAGAAAAATATGGACGACCTATGGGAAATTCTACGTCATCACTGGTTTTATAGACTAGCATATTTCGAGACgttttttgttgtgttgtactACACTTCATTTCTATGGATACCATTTGCTATTGATTATAGTCATGTGTTCGATAGATTCAAGTTGGAACCAAAAGACAAGGTCCCCATACCATCACCACTTCAATTCATCGTAGAAGTGATTGTGTATGTATCTCCGCTGGCCGCTTTGGATACAATCATGGTGAAAAAATATGCAGGGGTAACAGAAGACGATTTGGTGGAACTACGCAAAAATTGGATACAGACGGAACGAATTTTACCAAAAGATCCCCCGGATGTGAGAATGGTAGTGTTTCATTTGATAGTTTCGCTGATTATTTACGACTTTCTGATCTTCATCCAACACTATATGCTTCATAGGAATCGGTGGCTCTATGATAATATCCATGCCTGTCACCATAACCATCACAGAGGGTTGCATATTAGAGTCACTAATAATCTAAATATTATAGAGAGAGTTTCAATTGTCTTGACGGCAAATTTCGCATTGAAGGTGATCGGTAGTCATCCTTTCACACGTACTTTATTTATTCCATTTTTTGTCACTTTGTTGTCTGACAGCCACATGGGATACGACTTTCCATGGTCATATGATAAAATCCTACCGATGAGCATCATGGGAGGGGCCAAAGCACACCACTCACATCATATCAGTGGTACTAAAAACTTTCAACCGTTTTTCACCTATATTGATAAGGTTATTCTAAAACGCATGTTGAAATCTGAGCATGTTGACTAAAATAGAGTTGATGAGTAAAGACACATGCATGCACTAAACATTGAAATAACTACCACAGAGATTTTAAAGACGGTGAATTGTTACTAGTTCCTGTGATTTGAAGACAAAAGAATCCAGAaaagtggagagagagagagagagagagagagagagagagagagagagagagagagagagagagagagagagagagagagagagagagagagagagagagagagagagagagagagagggagggagggagagagagagagagagagagagagagagagagagagagagagagagagagagagagagagagagagagagagagagagagagagagagagagagagagagagagagagagagagagagagagagagagagagagggagagagagagagagagagagagagagagagagagagagagagagagagagagagaaagaaagagagagaaagagagagagagagagagaaagagagagagagagagagagagagagaaagagagagagagaaagagagagagagagaaagagagagagagagggaaagagagagaaagagagagagagagagagagagagagagagagagacagacagacagacagacagaaggggGATGTTTAATTTAGAGAATCAACACTAGTATTTAAACAAATCATACAACGTAAATAAAACTGATTTATAGATTTATATCATATAAATcagttttat
This Glandiceps talaboti chromosome 13, keGlaTala1.1, whole genome shotgun sequence DNA region includes the following protein-coding sequences:
- the LOC144445051 gene encoding cholesterol 25-hydroxylase-like yields the protein MGAKIWQTTVWILRILCLGGAFVFCYNVDVLQKNMDDLWEILRHHWFYRLAYFETFFVVLYYTSFLWIPFAIDYSHVFDRFKLEPKDKVPIPSPLQFIVEVIVYVSPLAALDTIMVKKYAGVTEDDLVELRKNWIQTERILPKDPPDVRMVVFHLIVSLIIYDFLIFIQHYMLHRNRWLYDNIHACHHNHHRGLHIRVTNNLNIIERVSIVLTANFALKVIGSHPFTRTLFIPFFVTLLSDSHMGYDFPWSYDKILPMSIMGGAKAHHSHHISGTKNFQPFFTYIDKVILKRMLKSEHVD